A genomic stretch from Chitinophaga agri includes:
- a CDS encoding DUF5686 family protein — protein MPRILLTIMLFFSCYYAGATTIRGKVTNARNEALPFASVFIKGTTNGTTTNAAGQFHLDVPAGSYILVCQYMGYKKAEQPVTVTATEQTVNFVLVPLSLQIKEVIVKSGGEDPAYAIIRQAIKKRSHYLEQVKEYTCNDYIKGVFKMRDMPGSFFGKKIGADDVEDMGLDSNRRGVLFLSESMTKVAVRRPDDVKVEVLSARQSGGGFGFSFPAFIDFYENNVTAMVSQFSKRGYISPIAENALFYYKYRLEGVFQEDGKTINKIKVIPRRKYEPLFSGYIFITDDDWRIHSIDVMVTQEYQLEIMDTLHITQIHVPVNAAVWRTKDQVINLTIKQFGFNVAGSFVNVYSNYNLTPHFSKKYFDRTIMRYDTAFDRKDLAYWDSIRPVPLEVEEVKDFRTKDSTARARRDSARSQWRLDTLKAHQPPIKLSQLLFSLGGAEHKFYFRRDTGIYSHDLSIKSLLSQVEYNTVEGVALSVEPELDLDLPRNQQLRIIPRVRYGFSNTHLNAYTFVSYGKEARLAGRHGYNTWTIGGGKRVSQFNRDNPVSPIANIVYTLLLKENYMKLYENWFGELRFRRKFQSSATISAGISYEDRIPVQNTTDFSFRKDTGKHFLPNHPYELAGVPFERNQALVLNLAFSFQPGQRFIELPDRKVAIGSKYPVFRIAYSKGIPDIAGSDANFDKWNVEMRDNVNLKLFGEFQYRFGAGGFLNSKSVDIPDFQHFNGNQMFYNIRYLNSFQLAPYYRYSNTAAVFGTANVEHHFNGLLTNKIPLFNRLKWNLVAGSNAFYVNRDNNYVEVFAGLENILKVLRVDVIAGYQSKDDTRIGVRIGFGGLFGSLVRPQQDDTVQ, from the coding sequence ATGCCCAGAATCTTACTGACCATTATGCTGTTCTTCAGTTGTTATTATGCCGGCGCCACTACTATACGCGGTAAGGTAACAAACGCCCGGAATGAAGCACTGCCATTTGCATCCGTATTTATTAAAGGCACGACAAATGGTACAACCACCAATGCCGCCGGCCAGTTTCACCTGGACGTGCCGGCAGGCAGCTACATACTCGTGTGTCAGTATATGGGATATAAAAAGGCGGAACAGCCTGTCACAGTAACGGCAACAGAGCAGACCGTGAATTTTGTGCTGGTACCTTTGAGCCTGCAGATAAAGGAAGTCATCGTAAAATCGGGTGGAGAAGATCCTGCATATGCCATCATTCGGCAGGCAATAAAGAAACGCAGCCACTACCTCGAGCAGGTAAAGGAGTATACCTGTAACGACTATATTAAAGGTGTATTCAAGATGCGTGACATGCCCGGTAGCTTCTTCGGCAAGAAGATCGGTGCGGATGATGTGGAAGATATGGGGCTGGACTCGAACCGCAGAGGTGTGTTATTCCTGTCTGAGTCTATGACCAAAGTGGCCGTAAGAAGGCCGGATGATGTGAAAGTGGAGGTATTGTCCGCCCGTCAGAGTGGTGGCGGCTTTGGCTTCAGTTTTCCGGCATTTATTGATTTTTATGAGAACAATGTAACAGCCATGGTTTCTCAGTTCAGCAAAAGGGGATACATCTCACCGATTGCTGAAAATGCGCTGTTCTATTATAAATACAGGCTGGAAGGTGTGTTCCAGGAGGATGGAAAGACGATCAACAAGATCAAGGTCATTCCGCGCCGTAAATATGAGCCGCTGTTTTCGGGGTATATCTTTATTACCGATGACGACTGGCGTATCCATAGTATCGATGTGATGGTCACACAGGAATATCAGCTGGAGATCATGGACACACTGCATATCACACAGATCCATGTACCGGTGAATGCAGCGGTATGGCGTACAAAAGATCAGGTGATCAATCTGACCATTAAGCAGTTCGGATTTAATGTGGCCGGTAGTTTCGTGAATGTATATTCCAATTACAACCTGACCCCCCATTTCTCTAAAAAATACTTCGACCGTACCATTATGCGGTATGATACCGCTTTTGACCGCAAGGACCTGGCTTACTGGGACAGTATACGTCCGGTGCCGCTGGAAGTAGAAGAGGTGAAAGACTTCCGGACGAAAGACAGCACTGCCAGGGCCAGAAGGGATAGCGCGCGTTCTCAGTGGCGGCTGGACACCCTGAAGGCACATCAGCCACCTATCAAACTATCTCAGTTATTATTTAGTCTGGGAGGCGCCGAACATAAGTTTTATTTCAGACGGGATACCGGTATTTACTCACATGACCTCTCCATTAAGTCACTTTTGTCGCAGGTGGAGTATAATACTGTGGAAGGAGTGGCACTGAGTGTGGAACCGGAACTGGATCTTGACCTTCCACGGAACCAGCAGCTGCGTATTATTCCCCGGGTAAGGTATGGATTCAGCAATACCCATCTGAATGCTTACACGTTCGTGTCATACGGCAAAGAAGCCAGACTGGCGGGCAGACATGGCTACAATACGTGGACGATCGGTGGAGGTAAACGCGTATCACAGTTTAACCGTGATAATCCGGTGTCGCCCATTGCCAATATCGTCTATACTTTGCTGTTGAAAGAGAACTATATGAAGCTGTATGAGAACTGGTTCGGAGAATTACGTTTCCGTAGGAAGTTCCAGAGCAGCGCCACTATCAGTGCGGGCATCTCCTATGAAGACAGGATACCTGTACAGAATACAACCGATTTTAGCTTCCGGAAAGATACGGGTAAGCACTTCCTGCCCAACCATCCCTATGAACTGGCAGGTGTGCCATTCGAGCGGAATCAGGCGCTGGTGCTGAACCTGGCGTTTAGCTTCCAGCCGGGACAGCGGTTTATTGAGTTGCCCGACAGGAAAGTCGCTATCGGCTCGAAATACCCCGTCTTCCGTATAGCATACAGCAAGGGTATTCCGGACATAGCCGGCAGTGATGCTAATTTCGACAAATGGAATGTAGAGATGAGAGATAATGTGAACCTGAAGTTATTCGGGGAATTTCAGTACCGTTTTGGGGCGGGCGGATTCCTCAATAGTAAAAGTGTAGACATTCCTGATTTTCAGCACTTTAATGGTAATCAGATGTTTTATAACATCCGCTACCTCAATAGTTTCCAGCTGGCGCCCTATTACCGGTACAGCAACACGGCGGCTGTATTCGGTACTGCGAATGTGGAACATCACTTTAATGGATTGCTGACTAATAAGATCCCGCTGTTCAACCGGTTAAAGTGGAACCTGGTGGCCGGGTCGAATGCATTCTATGTGAACCGTGATAATAATTATGTGGAAGTTTTTGCCGGACTGGAAAATATTCTGAAGGTACTGCGCGTTGATGTTATTGCAGGCTACCAAAGTAAAGATGATACCCGCATAGGCGTGAGAATTGGATTCGGTGGACTTTTTGGCAGCCTGGTGAGGCCACAGCAGGACGATACCGTACAGTAA
- a CDS encoding trans-sulfuration enzyme family protein, with translation MEKDQYRPETNAVRIQTEKTWQMEHSTPLFLTSSFTYDSAEEMRATFADETDNNIYTRFSNPNVDEFVSKVCALEGAEAGYATASGMSAVFASFMALMNAGDHLVSASSIFGSTHTIITKFLPKWGIEYSYFDINKPETVEALIKPNTKMIFVETPSNPGLEIIDLRLLAEIADKHNIILNVDNCFATPVLQRPIELGAHIVTHSATKWMDGQGRVLGGVVVGRKDLIKEIHTFCRSTGPAMSPFNAWVLSKSLETLYIRMARHSESALALAKALENNPHISWVKYPMLESHPQHAIAKQQMSAGGGIVCFELKGGLQSGTRFLDSLKMLTLTANLGDSRSIASHPASTTHAKLTDAERAKVGITAGMIRISVGLENVQDILNDILQALENSK, from the coding sequence ATGGAGAAAGATCAATACCGGCCGGAGACCAATGCAGTAAGGATCCAGACAGAAAAGACATGGCAGATGGAGCACTCCACGCCGCTATTCCTCACTTCCAGCTTCACTTACGACAGCGCGGAAGAAATGAGGGCGACCTTCGCTGACGAAACAGATAATAACATCTACACGCGTTTCAGCAACCCGAACGTAGATGAATTTGTCAGCAAAGTATGTGCACTCGAAGGCGCTGAAGCCGGCTATGCGACCGCCTCTGGTATGAGCGCGGTATTTGCCAGCTTTATGGCGCTGATGAATGCCGGAGATCACCTGGTCTCTGCCAGCTCCATTTTCGGTTCTACCCACACCATTATCACTAAGTTCCTGCCTAAATGGGGCATCGAATACAGTTATTTTGATATCAATAAACCGGAAACGGTGGAAGCGCTGATCAAGCCTAATACAAAAATGATCTTCGTGGAAACACCTTCCAATCCGGGACTGGAGATCATCGACCTGCGCCTGCTGGCCGAAATTGCCGACAAGCACAATATCATCCTTAACGTAGATAACTGTTTCGCTACACCTGTGCTGCAACGTCCAATAGAACTGGGTGCGCATATCGTGACCCACTCCGCCACCAAATGGATGGACGGACAGGGACGTGTACTGGGCGGTGTCGTGGTAGGCCGTAAAGACCTGATCAAGGAGATCCATACCTTCTGCCGCAGTACCGGACCCGCCATGTCGCCGTTCAACGCCTGGGTGCTGAGCAAAAGCCTCGAAACCCTGTATATCCGTATGGCCCGCCATTCGGAAAGTGCGCTGGCACTGGCGAAAGCACTGGAGAACAACCCGCATATCAGCTGGGTGAAATATCCTATGCTGGAAAGCCATCCGCAACATGCCATCGCTAAGCAGCAGATGAGCGCCGGTGGCGGTATCGTCTGTTTCGAGCTGAAAGGCGGACTGCAAAGCGGTACCCGCTTCCTCGATTCACTGAAAATGCTGACACTGACCGCCAACCTGGGCGATAGCAGAAGTATAGCCTCTCATCCGGCCAGTACGACACATGCTAAGCTGACCGACGCAGAACGTGCAAAGGTCGGCATCACAGCCGGTATGATCCGTATATCTGTCGGACTGGAAAATGTACAGGATATACTGAATGATATTCTTCAGGCACTGGAGAACAGTAAATAG
- a CDS encoding OsmC family protein: MKISLKRLDDAFNMEAVDEGGHTVQMDSSVENGGKNNGVRPMQMLLMGLGGCSAIDVAMILKKQRQEITDFQIEIDGDREKGKEPSIWEKVHVVFHLSGDIDPDKAARAVELSMTKYCSVAETLRRAGGDLTWETKVNGK; this comes from the coding sequence ATGAAGATATCACTAAAGAGACTAGATGATGCGTTCAATATGGAAGCAGTGGACGAAGGCGGACATACAGTGCAGATGGATTCTTCCGTGGAAAATGGAGGTAAGAACAATGGTGTAAGACCAATGCAGATGCTCCTGATGGGGCTGGGCGGTTGTTCTGCTATTGACGTAGCCATGATCCTGAAAAAGCAACGCCAGGAGATCACCGATTTCCAGATCGAGATCGACGGCGACAGAGAGAAGGGGAAAGAACCTTCCATCTGGGAAAAGGTCCATGTGGTATTTCATCTGAGCGGCGATATCGATCCTGATAAAGCTGCCCGTGCGGTGGAACTGTCCATGACCAAATACTGCTCCGTAGCAGAAACCCTGCGCAGGGCAGGAGGAGACCTCACCTGGGAAACGAAGGTGAACGGTAAATAA
- the metX gene encoding homoserine O-acetyltransferase MetX, whose translation MTVHHFHSKQAFILESGATLPELQIAYHTYGTLNSTASNVVWVCHALTANSDVRDWWKGLIEAGHAIDPERDFIVCANILGSCYGTSGPTSVNPLTGQPYFHSFPLITVRDMVNAHVLLRNHLGIKQIKLLMGGSMGGYQALEWALLEPGIVQRLCLLCTGASESPWSIAIHTAQRLAIEADQTWREDSFAAGARGLKAARAIGMLTYRNYQTFVRTQADPDNEKTDHFRASSYIEYQGEKLVKRFNAQSYWILSKAMDSHNISRGRNTDLAGALALIQQPALIVGITSDILCPPEEQLFLSQHMPQATYHEIDSTYGHDGFLIEFEKINKLLAGWMD comes from the coding sequence TTGACAGTACATCATTTCCATAGCAAACAGGCTTTTATATTGGAATCCGGCGCGACGCTGCCGGAGCTGCAGATCGCTTATCATACTTATGGTACGCTCAACAGTACGGCGAGTAATGTAGTTTGGGTATGCCATGCCCTGACAGCCAATTCTGATGTAAGAGACTGGTGGAAGGGCCTCATAGAGGCGGGTCATGCCATTGATCCGGAGCGCGATTTTATTGTCTGCGCCAACATACTGGGGTCTTGTTATGGCACCTCCGGTCCGACGTCTGTCAATCCGCTAACCGGTCAGCCCTACTTCCACTCCTTCCCCCTCATTACAGTGAGAGATATGGTGAACGCGCATGTACTGTTACGTAATCACCTGGGTATCAAACAGATTAAACTACTCATGGGCGGTTCTATGGGTGGGTATCAGGCACTGGAATGGGCCCTGCTGGAGCCGGGCATCGTACAGCGTCTCTGTCTGCTGTGTACCGGTGCTTCGGAAAGCCCGTGGAGCATCGCTATTCATACCGCACAGCGCCTGGCCATAGAAGCAGACCAGACCTGGCGGGAAGACTCCTTCGCTGCGGGTGCCCGGGGACTAAAAGCGGCCCGTGCCATAGGTATGCTTACCTACAGGAACTATCAGACCTTTGTACGTACCCAGGCAGATCCTGACAATGAAAAAACAGATCATTTCCGCGCATCCTCTTATATAGAATACCAGGGCGAGAAGCTGGTGAAACGCTTCAATGCACAGTCGTACTGGATACTGAGCAAGGCAATGGACAGCCACAATATCTCCCGCGGCCGTAACACCGACCTTGCAGGTGCACTCGCGTTGATACAGCAACCGGCACTGATCGTAGGCATCACGAGTGATATACTGTGTCCGCCGGAAGAACAGCTGTTCCTCTCACAACATATGCCGCAGGCCACCTATCATGAGATAGATTCTACGTATGGCCATGATGGTTTCCTGATTGAGTTTGAAAAAATAAATAAGCTACTGGCAGGGTGGATGGATTAG
- a CDS encoding TolC family protein: MSSKDFRAASLCRLLTCCVLLLTTAITAKAQDTLHINLPEAEKQFLEKNLQLLAEKYNVSIAQAEIIQARLYNNPNLTFSGNLYNPARKQFFDLGNRTGQYEVEIQQMISLAGKRNKQIQLARTNASMAENAFFDLLRTLRYTLRSTFYQTYYLQHSMKAYEEQIASLAKMDATYKDLQQKGLVTLKDAVRLRSLLYSLRADRTSMQNQLNDLEAAMQLLLQNNHAWYVLEMADTAVNGIPEIRQTSLQSLVDSAYANRQDLQLAQNSMQYNQQNYRLQKAMAVPDFSLGAAFDKRGSFVDNATFLNVGIDLPFFNRNQGNIKAAKYNADQAKLLVQQQTQAVENEVQTAYAKAINTDKMLETIDPAFRGQFEQLLSAITDNFLKKNISLLELTDFYDSYKENMLQLNQLQNARMQAIETLNFAVGKTLFNNK, from the coding sequence ATGTCTAGTAAGGACTTTCGTGCAGCCTCGCTCTGCCGGTTACTTACCTGTTGTGTGCTGTTGCTCACAACAGCGATAACCGCCAAAGCACAGGATACCCTGCACATCAACCTTCCCGAGGCAGAGAAGCAGTTCCTTGAAAAGAACCTGCAGCTGCTGGCTGAAAAATACAATGTATCCATCGCGCAGGCCGAGATCATTCAGGCACGGTTATATAATAATCCAAACCTTACTTTCAGTGGTAACCTGTATAATCCTGCCAGGAAACAATTCTTCGATCTTGGTAACAGGACCGGTCAGTATGAAGTAGAGATCCAGCAAATGATCTCTCTCGCCGGAAAAAGGAATAAACAGATACAGCTAGCCCGTACCAATGCCAGCATGGCTGAAAATGCCTTCTTTGACCTGCTGCGTACCTTACGCTATACGCTACGCAGTACCTTTTATCAGACCTACTACCTGCAGCACTCCATGAAAGCCTATGAGGAGCAGATCGCTTCACTGGCAAAAATGGATGCTACCTATAAAGATCTGCAGCAAAAGGGGCTGGTCACGCTGAAAGATGCCGTACGCCTCCGCTCACTGCTGTATAGTCTGCGAGCCGACCGCACCAGTATGCAGAACCAGCTGAATGACCTGGAAGCAGCAATGCAGCTGCTCCTGCAGAATAACCATGCATGGTATGTGCTGGAGATGGCAGATACGGCGGTGAACGGTATTCCGGAAATCAGGCAGACAAGTCTGCAGAGCCTTGTGGACAGCGCCTATGCGAACAGACAGGACCTGCAGCTGGCACAGAACAGCATGCAGTACAACCAACAGAACTACCGCCTGCAGAAAGCAATGGCTGTACCCGACTTTTCACTGGGCGCCGCTTTTGATAAACGGGGTAGTTTCGTGGACAATGCTACCTTTTTAAATGTGGGTATAGACCTTCCTTTCTTCAACCGCAACCAGGGGAATATCAAAGCAGCAAAGTATAATGCCGATCAGGCGAAACTGCTGGTACAGCAGCAAACGCAGGCCGTAGAGAATGAAGTGCAGACGGCTTATGCGAAGGCGATCAATACGGATAAGATGCTGGAAACAATTGATCCGGCATTCCGCGGACAGTTCGAGCAACTGCTCAGCGCTATCACCGACAACTTCCTGAAAAAGAATATCAGCCTGCTGGAACTGACCGACTTTTACGACTCCTATAAGGAGAATATGCTGCAACTGAATCAGCTGCAGAATGCCAGGATGCAGGCCATTGAAACGCTCAACTTTGCTGTGGGCAAAACCTTGTTCAATAACAAATAA
- a CDS encoding efflux RND transporter periplasmic adaptor subunit: MKSFAIYILSLAFTGMLAACGSHHTETRKDEPAVSDSLVKNVETAPATMEAPSETIKLNGKIQPDEGKQAKVYALVSGKIKSVQVELGDYVKQGQVLAVLESAEVAGITNDVSIAASSVEMARKNMETQKSLFEGNLATQQDYLSAQIEYKKAQSELNRARQVANISGGNSSAYALRAPISGYVIEKNITGNSEVRQDNSNSLFTVADLSTVWIIANVYESDIANIRLGDEVRVKTLASPDKEYLGKIDKIYNVLDPANRTMQVRISMPNASGELKPEMFATVKVSAKTTGAILSIPAKAMVMDNSKQFVIVKKANKLEIKEINLLRRIDDRAFISGLQEGDQVVTSAQVFIYDALNLK, encoded by the coding sequence ATGAAATCTTTCGCTATATATATCCTTTCACTTGCTTTCACAGGCATGTTAGCTGCCTGCGGTTCTCATCATACGGAAACCAGGAAAGATGAACCAGCAGTATCCGATAGCCTGGTCAAAAACGTGGAAACCGCTCCCGCCACTATGGAAGCACCTTCAGAAACTATCAAACTGAATGGTAAGATCCAGCCCGATGAAGGGAAACAAGCCAAAGTATATGCGCTTGTAAGTGGTAAAATCAAAAGCGTACAGGTAGAACTGGGCGACTACGTCAAACAGGGCCAGGTACTGGCGGTACTGGAGAGTGCCGAAGTAGCCGGTATCACCAACGATGTATCGATCGCAGCATCCAGCGTGGAGATGGCCAGGAAGAACATGGAGACACAAAAGTCCCTGTTTGAAGGCAACCTCGCTACCCAACAGGATTATCTCTCTGCACAGATAGAATATAAAAAGGCACAGTCAGAACTGAACAGGGCCCGCCAGGTAGCAAATATCAGCGGTGGTAATAGCTCCGCTTACGCACTCCGGGCGCCGATCAGTGGGTATGTAATTGAGAAAAACATCACTGGTAACTCTGAAGTGCGCCAGGATAACAGCAACAGTTTATTTACCGTAGCCGATCTGTCTACTGTATGGATCATTGCCAATGTATATGAATCAGATATTGCCAATATCCGTTTAGGCGATGAAGTGAGAGTGAAAACGCTTGCCAGCCCCGATAAGGAGTACCTGGGCAAGATCGATAAGATCTACAATGTGCTCGACCCGGCCAACCGTACCATGCAGGTACGTATCAGCATGCCGAACGCCAGCGGTGAATTAAAACCCGAGATGTTCGCTACCGTGAAAGTGAGCGCCAAAACCACCGGTGCAATACTCAGTATTCCGGCGAAGGCAATGGTGATGGACAATAGTAAACAGTTTGTAATTGTAAAGAAGGCAAACAAGCTGGAGATAAAGGAGATCAACCTGCTACGCAGAATTGACGACCGTGCGTTTATCTCCGGTCTCCAGGAAGGCGACCAGGTGGTCACCTCCGCACAGGTCTTTATTTATGATGCGCTTAACCTTAAATAA
- a CDS encoding efflux RND transporter permease subunit, whose protein sequence is MQKIIKSVIAFSLKNRLFIGFATVILIIWGVIAFKKIPIEAFPDVTNTQITIITQWPGRSAEEVEKFVTVPIEIAMNPVQKKTSVRSTTVFGLSVVKVIFDDGIDDAFARQQVNNLLRDVEIPDGAEPDVQPPTGPTGEIFRYTLESKTKTVKELKTLQDWVIERRLLNVPGVGDVVSFGGEVKTYEITVNPQKLASYDITPLDVYNAISKSNINVGGDVIVDNSQSYVVRGIGLLNNAEEIGNIIVDNINNTPILVKDIAQVDISALPRLGQVGRDKQNDVVEGIIVMRKGENPSEVINRVEERIKYLNEKVLPADVKINTFYNRNNLIDFATHTVLHNMLEGIIFVTVIVFLFMADWRTTVIVAIVIPLALLFAFICLTLKGMSANLLSMGAIDFGIIIDGAVVMVEGIFVLLDHKQHQLGMERFNKLSKLGMIKQTGGELGKAIFFSKLIIIAGLLPIFSFEKVEGKMFSPLAWTLGFALLGALLLTLTLIPLLSSILLRKNVREKHNVFVEWLTNGVMKLFSSTYRHKKLTLIMASALVVVGLFNFKFLGSEFLPELDEGAIYIRATCPLSVSLEESKTLANKMRRIILTFPEVKQVMSQTGRPNDGTDATGFYNIEFHVDIYPKNEWKSGISKEELIDKMQEELSVYPGVNLNFSQPIMDNVEEAVSGVKGSLCVKIYGDSLTYTEARANEIYDIMKDIPGVTDLGVIKNIGQPEMRIDLDENKMALYGVTTADANAIIEMAIGGKAITQIYEGERKFQLRLRYEEKYRNTAESISNLMVPTLRGARVPIKNIATIRTLTGPSIIFRDDNQRYTAVKFSIRGRDMGSAVAEAQEKVNKQVKLDKGYEMQWAGDFENQQRATKRLTEVVPISLMIIFLILFVMFGNVKDAGLVLINVPFAIIGGIAALLISGTNFSISAGIGFIALFGICIQNGVILISVFKNNMQSVKRHEFNKHTLETAIKDGVRTRVRPVVMTALMAAIGLLPAALSKGIGSETSKPLAIVVIGGLITATVLTLLVFPLFFYLGYRKMGQKLD, encoded by the coding sequence ATGCAGAAGATAATAAAATCAGTCATCGCCTTTTCTCTGAAGAACAGGCTCTTCATAGGTTTTGCTACGGTCATACTCATTATATGGGGTGTGATCGCGTTTAAAAAAATACCTATTGAAGCATTCCCGGATGTAACAAATACACAGATCACCATCATCACGCAATGGCCCGGCAGAAGTGCGGAAGAAGTAGAGAAGTTTGTAACGGTGCCGATTGAAATAGCCATGAATCCGGTACAGAAAAAAACCTCTGTACGTTCTACTACCGTGTTCGGATTATCCGTGGTAAAAGTCATCTTCGATGATGGTATAGACGACGCATTCGCCCGTCAGCAGGTCAACAACCTCCTGCGCGATGTTGAAATACCAGATGGAGCAGAACCAGATGTACAACCGCCCACCGGCCCTACGGGAGAGATATTCCGGTATACGCTGGAGAGTAAAACGAAGACCGTCAAGGAACTGAAAACCCTGCAGGACTGGGTGATCGAACGCCGGTTACTGAATGTTCCGGGCGTAGGCGATGTTGTTAGTTTTGGTGGGGAAGTGAAGACATACGAGATCACGGTAAATCCGCAGAAGCTGGCCTCTTATGACATCACACCACTGGATGTATACAATGCTATTTCAAAAAGTAATATCAATGTGGGTGGCGACGTGATCGTCGATAACTCACAGTCGTATGTGGTGCGCGGTATCGGGTTACTGAATAACGCAGAGGAGATCGGCAATATCATCGTTGATAATATCAATAATACGCCGATCCTGGTCAAGGACATCGCGCAGGTAGACATCTCAGCCCTGCCACGACTGGGCCAGGTAGGACGTGACAAGCAGAATGATGTGGTAGAAGGGATCATCGTGATGCGTAAGGGAGAGAACCCGAGTGAGGTGATCAACCGCGTGGAAGAGCGTATTAAATATCTGAATGAGAAAGTACTGCCAGCCGATGTGAAGATCAACACGTTCTACAACCGTAACAACCTGATAGACTTCGCGACACATACAGTGCTGCATAACATGCTGGAAGGGATCATCTTCGTAACCGTGATCGTATTCCTGTTCATGGCTGACTGGCGTACGACCGTTATCGTTGCCATTGTAATACCACTGGCATTATTGTTTGCCTTCATCTGCCTGACGTTAAAAGGTATGTCAGCCAACCTGCTGTCGATGGGGGCGATAGACTTCGGTATCATCATTGACGGCGCTGTCGTGATGGTGGAGGGGATCTTCGTATTACTCGACCATAAGCAGCATCAGCTGGGGATGGAAAGATTCAACAAACTGTCCAAGCTGGGTATGATCAAACAGACCGGCGGCGAACTGGGTAAAGCGATCTTCTTCTCTAAACTGATCATCATTGCGGGATTGTTACCGATCTTCTCATTCGAGAAAGTAGAAGGTAAGATGTTCTCTCCACTGGCCTGGACACTGGGCTTTGCATTGCTGGGTGCATTGTTACTGACGCTGACACTGATACCGTTGCTGAGTAGTATCCTGCTGAGGAAGAACGTGCGGGAGAAGCACAATGTATTTGTGGAATGGCTCACCAATGGTGTAATGAAGTTGTTCTCCAGCACCTATCGTCATAAGAAGCTGACGCTGATCATGGCCAGTGCACTGGTGGTGGTAGGACTCTTCAACTTTAAATTCCTGGGGTCTGAGTTCCTGCCCGAACTGGATGAAGGAGCCATCTACATTCGTGCAACCTGTCCGCTGAGTGTTTCGCTGGAAGAATCCAAGACACTGGCCAATAAAATGCGCCGTATTATTCTTACCTTTCCTGAGGTGAAGCAGGTCATGTCGCAAACGGGCCGGCCTAATGATGGCACGGATGCTACAGGATTCTATAATATTGAATTCCATGTAGATATCTATCCGAAAAACGAATGGAAAAGCGGGATCAGTAAAGAAGAGCTGATCGACAAGATGCAGGAGGAACTCTCCGTCTATCCCGGAGTGAACCTGAACTTCTCCCAGCCTATCATGGATAACGTGGAAGAAGCCGTATCGGGCGTTAAGGGGTCGCTTTGTGTGAAGATCTATGGCGACAGTCTGACGTATACCGAGGCCCGCGCCAATGAGATCTACGATATTATGAAAGACATTCCGGGGGTAACCGATCTGGGTGTGATCAAAAATATCGGTCAGCCGGAGATGAGAATTGACCTGGATGAAAATAAAATGGCACTTTATGGCGTTACTACAGCGGACGCAAATGCGATCATCGAAATGGCGATCGGGGGTAAAGCCATCACACAGATCTATGAGGGAGAGCGTAAATTCCAGTTACGTCTGCGCTATGAAGAGAAATACCGTAACACGGCGGAATCTATCAGTAATCTGATGGTCCCTACCCTCCGCGGTGCACGTGTGCCAATTAAAAATATTGCCACTATCCGTACACTTACCGGACCAAGTATTATCTTTAGGGACGATAACCAGCGTTATACGGCGGTGAAATTCTCCATCCGCGGACGTGACATGGGTAGTGCAGTTGCAGAAGCACAGGAAAAAGTAAACAAGCAGGTAAAGCTGGATAAAGGATATGAAATGCAGTGGGCCGGGGATTTCGAAAATCAGCAGCGTGCTACCAAACGCCTGACGGAGGTAGTGCCTATCAGCCTGATGATCATCTTCCTGATATTGTTCGTCATGTTCGGAAATGTAAAAGACGCGGGACTTGTATTGATCAATGTACCATTTGCCATCATCGGGGGTATTGCTGCACTGCTTATATCCGGGACAAACTTTAGTATTTCTGCGGGTATCGGCTTCATTGCATTGTTCGGTATCTGTATACAGAACGGGGTGATCCTCATATCGGTATTCAAAAATAATATGCAGTCGGTGAAACGACATGAATTTAATAAGCATACATTAGAAACAGCCATAAAAGACGGGGTACGTACGAGGGTACGTCCAGTGGTGATGACAGCGCTGATGGCTGCTATCGGACTATTACCGGCAGCTCTGTCCAAGGGAATTGGTTCTGAGACTTCCAAACCGTTGGCCATAGTAGTAATAGGCGGCTTGATCACTGCCACCGTACTAACGCTGCTGGTATTTCCATTGTTCTTCTACCTGGGTTACAGGAAGATGGGACAGAAGCTGGATTAA